The genomic window CTTGCCCGCGCTCAACATCGCGGGCGAGCTTCAGGAGCAAGGAGAACACGTGCGACCGTCGCAGCGAGCGGTCCTACGTCAGGTAGGCCGCAGAGGCCACAAGATCGATGAGGCCATGAGCCGCGGGTTTCATGGCGAGATGGCCCGCCGCTTCGGTGATTACCGGTGAAGCTCGCTACGGTGAAAGTTCTATTGTGCGACGCCGAGCACTCGGTCCACCACCGATCGGGGGATTGCGCTTGTGAACCGCAGTGACCACTGTTGCGCCCTCCTCAGGCGGTGCGTTCCAAGATCAGTACTCGTCGGATGGTCTACTTCCCATGCCTAGGGATGGGAGCCGATTCCGGGTAGCTCGCCGGGCGGTGCTGCGTTGAGGGTGTCGCTGTCGGCGGTGATGCCTGCAGTCGGGTCGATCTGCGCCGCTTCCAGTCCTGGGTCCGCCAGCAGCTCCTCGATGCAGGCCTGGGAGGCGCCGATGTAGGTGCTGTCGAGGTCGATATCTGTTGTGACGCACCAGGATCGGTCACCGGGCCACCACAGGTTGCAGGACCGGTGCGACCAAGGCTCGACGGCAACCGACTGGGCCGCGGCGGCGACGGGACCGTGCGCCAGGTAGTAGTCGCGGCCGGGTAGCCCGAAGGTCGGATGGCTATGAAACGCCTCGTGCAGGTCCCCCCAACCCGTCCACACCGCAAACCAGCAGTCGCCTGCATCGGCGGTATGGCGAGTAAACATGCGGGCCAGCGTCCGCGCGATCTCGGCAGGTAGCGTTCCGACGGCCGGGGCGTCGTTGAACAGGCCGGCTTGCTCGGCGCGGTATCCCGCGACATATCGAGATGCGTAGCCCAGTAGTCGGTTGAACTGCATCTGCGGGTGCACCGTTTTGTTATTGGCGCGGGCGATGTCTGCCCAGGGCACCGGGACGCCGCCGTCGTGGGCGGGATGAAAGACCCGCGCATAGGCGTCGAAAATGTCCGGAAGCAGCGACCCCACGTCGGCTGCGAACGTGTGGATGCGTTCGGTCAGCCACCGCGCCGGGCGCACATCATCGACGACCGTCAATGCGCCAACGGCGACCACGCAACCACCCTAGGCGCGCAGCGTCGACTTGCTAGAGCATGCGGTCAAGCAGATTCTGCGCGGCGGCGGTCACCAGCGACCGGTCGTAGGTAATGGTGAAATCGAAGCGCCGGTCCTGGTCGGCTCTGCGCTGATTAGCATCGCCGCGGCGTTCTCGGGCGATCAGCGCAACGGCGACCTGGGCCCCCAACGCCAGCACCACCCAGTCGTGACGCAACGGATCCTGCGGGTCCAGGTGCACACCGCGGATGCCGGGCCCCAATCGGGACGGCAAGTGTTGACCGAACACGGCGACCAGCGGCGAAGATTCGGCCAGTTCCAGGTAGCGCCGCCGGGTCGCGGCGGTGAAGTAACGTGCCTCTTGCAGCGCCACCAGCACGATCGGCGGGTCGGCGGTCTGGGTGGCCTGATCCTCGATGTGCTGACAAATCGCGGTCAGCGTCTCTTTGCGGACCGTGCGCAGCGGCGCGTCGTTGGTGAGGAGGTCAAACGGCGAACCCGACGACGGCTCGGCCGGGGCAGTGTTGTTGGGCGGCATCCACCCGCGCGGTGCGGCCTCAGGACCGGAGTAGGCGTATTTGAATCCCTGGCCGAGTTCGGCGCCCAACGCCAGCGCCTGTTCCAAGTGGTCGTCGTTTTCGATCCCCTCTGCGAGTACCAGTGCACCGGCCCGCTCCTGGTGAGCCAGGATTGCCGCCAAGGTCCGCGCTTGACTGCGACGGGGCTGAGCCTGCACGAGAGGTAGGTCGAGCTTGATGACGTCTGGCGCGAGGATATCCAGCAGCGCCAGCGAATCAGGATGTGCGCCAACGTCATCCAGCGCGATCGCAAAGCCGTCTTGACGCAGCGCCGCCACCTTGGCGAGTAACGCATGCGGATGGGTCAGCAGACTGCGTTCGGTGATCTCGAACATCAGCGCAAGCTCGTCATGGCCGCGGGCCAGCACCGCGTTGTGGGCGCGCCCGACATATGCGCTCAGTGGTTCGCAGTTGATCGACAGCATGGTGCCGGCAGGCAACGACAGGTCCAAGGCGGTATGGATCGCCGCGTCGATGCACCGCTGATCGAGTTCGTCGAGTCGTCCGGCGGCCGTGGCGTAGGCGAACACGTCGAGCGGACTGGAATTGCCCAGTGACGGCCACCGGGCCAGGGCCTCGAAGCCGACAACGCTGCCGTCCGGCAAGGCGACGATCGGCTGCAGCACCGGTGCCAAACCGACCCCGTGCGCCGCAGCGTCCAGGCCGGAACCCGGTGACTCGACGCCACGAGCAGCGTCCCGGTCATTCGTCATAAGCAGGCATTCGAAGCTGAAGCAAAGCGTGGACGGCGGCGAGCCGATTGCCGGGGTTTCCCGTCCAACCGGTGCCCGCTACCCTAGCGGTTAGGGGAGCCTAAGCAATCTTCGGTACGGTGCAGTAAGGCCGGCTTGCGCACGGGAGGAGTGCAACGAGATGACTCGGTGGGCGGTAACTGAGGGCGTGGCGCCCGTTGCTGTCCAAAGCCCGAACGTGCGCCCGCGAGGTGCGGCGGCATGAGCTTCATCTGGATGGCGCTGCCGCCGGAGGTGCATTCCACGTTGCTTTCCAGCGGACCGGGGCCAGGTTCATTGTTGGCCGCCGCGGGCGGTTATCAGGCATTGAGCGCCGAATACGCCGACGCGATGGCCGAGCTCTCCGGTTTGCTGGGTGCGGTGCAGGCCGGTGCGTGGCAGGGGCCGAGCGCGGAGCAGTACGTCGCGGCGCACGTGCCCTACCTGGCGTGGCTGGCCCAGGCGCGCGGCAAGAGCGACGCGGCCGCCGCGCAGCACGAGGCCGCCGCGGCGGCGTACACGACGGCCCTGGCGATGATGCCTACGCTGGCCGAACTGGCCGCGAACCACATCACCCATGGGGTGCTGGTCGCGACGAACTTCTTCGGCATCAACACCATCCCGATCGCCCTCAACGAAGCCGATTACGTCCGCATGTGGACCCAGGCCGCCACGACGATGAGCGGATACGAGGCCATGTCGGCCGCGGCGCTGGGCGCCGTCCCGCCCACCGCGCCGGCGCCGATGGTGATGACGTCCGACATCGGCGACGCCGCGCAGACCAGCCAGCTGGCCGCGGCCGCGCCGGCGGCCGACTCGGGCAGCCAACTCAACCTCGCCGACATCATCTCCCAGCTGCTGCAGGCGTACTCGAACTACGTGCAGCAGCTGTTCGAGCCGATCACCAACTTCTTGCAGGATCCGATCGGCAACAGCATCAAGTTGGTCACCGACTTCATGACCAACCCGGCGCAGGCACTGGTCACCTGGGGGCCGCTGCTGTTCGCGGTCGCCTACCAAGCGATAACCTGGGTGGCGGCGGCGCTGACCTATCCTCAGCTGCTGTTGCAGCCCCTGCTGGCCATCACACTGGGGGTGGTCATCGGCGTGGCCCAGCAATTCTTGGAGCAAGCGCCGGCTCTGGCCGCAGAAGGTGGCGCCGCCGCCGCTGCAGTACCGGTCCAGGTCGCGCACCAATCCAGCTGGCCGGTGGTGGGTTTGGCCCCCACCGTGGCCGGTCCGGCTGGCGCACCCGCAGCTTCGGCGGCCGGCAGCGCGGGCGCGGCGCCGACGTCGGCGGCTCCGGCGGCCCCGGCGGCGACGATCGTGCCGTACGCCGTGGGCGGCATGGATCCCGGTGAGGGGTTCACGCCCATCCTGCGCGACAGGACCGCAGCGAAGGCTCCGTCGGCGAGTGTCCCGGCCGCCGCGGCGGGGGTGTCCGCGCGCGACAGGCGCCTTGCCCGCCGCAAGCGTAAGGACACCATGCCGGAACGTCAGTACGCCGACGAGTTCATGGACTACGACACGAACGGCGGCTCCGGCGCTGAGCCGGTGCCGGATCCGGTGGTGGCCGCGTCAACCCTGGGTGCGGGGCAAATGGGCTTCGAAGGTACCGCGGCCAACGGCCAGGCCGACGCGGCTGGACTGACGACCCTGCCCGGCGACAGCTTCGGCGGCGGACCAACCAGCCCGATGCTGCCCACGGGTTGGGAGACCGACGGCCGCTAGCTGGGCTGCGTCTGAGCCCAGCCCCGCACCTCAGCGGTGACGGGGTCGGTGATGTCGTTGAACTCGGGATGCTTCTTGAGCACCGTGCTCACCATGGAGCAGACCGGCACGATGCGTTTACCCTCCGAGCGGGCCTCTTCCAGCGCCTCCTCGAGCAGGATGGTGGCCAAGCCGCGGCCGCCGAATTCCGGGTCGATTTCAGTGTGGAAGAAGACGCGCTGGTCACCGCGGTCGGCGTAGTCGGCCAGGCCGACGGTCTTGCCTTCCACGGCGATGGTGTACCGACGCGGTTCGGTGGTGACCGTGGCTTCGGCGCCCGTCTTGTCCGTGGTCATCGATTCTCCTTTCGTTCTGGCTGCGGCCGGGGCCGCAGCCGAGTGGTGGGCAGGGGCGGGGCGGGCAGTCGGGTGACTGATCCCTGGTAACCCTTGACGTCGCCGAAGCGGTCGTCGGCGTCCTGCCACTGCCGGCGATAGGTGAGGATGTCGTCGTGGCTGCGCCCGACAAAGTTCCACCACATCACCAACTGTTCGGTGAAGGGCGTGCCGCCCAGCAGCAGCACGCGCGCCGGTCTATCGGTGACGTTGTGCAACTGCAGCGTGCGGTTGCCCGGGGCCTGGTAGCCCAGATCACCCACCGCGAGGGCAGTTCCGCACATCCGGACCGGCCCTTGATCACACAGCACCCCGTGCTCGAACGCTGGGTCGATGTCCAGCTGTAGCGCACCCCCCGCATCGAGGTCGATCTGAGCGCCCAGCAGCGGGGTGAAAGTGTCTATAGGCGAACGGCTTCCGGCCAGTTCGCCCAGGAACACCCGCGCCTGTGCACCGGGCAGATCGACGGGTGGGGGCGCATAGTGGGCGAAGTCGCGTCCGGTGTCGCGCGCGTGGTCTGGCAGGGCCACCCACAGCTGCGCGCCGTGTAGCACCGGCTCGGAGTCCACGGACACCTCGGAGTGACAGATTCCCGCGCCCGCCGTCATCAGGTTGAGCTCTCCCGGGCGGACCAGGGTGTGAACTCCGGCGCTATCCCGGTGTTCCACCAGTCCGCTGAACAACCAGCTGGCCGTTTGCAAACCGGTGTGCGGATGCGGCGGCACGTCCATGCGCGTACCCGAGACCGGCCCGTAATGGTCGACGAAGCACCACGCACCGGTCAGCGAGCGCTGCCGCTGCGGCAGCGTGCGCTGTACCCGGATGGCCCGGGGGCCACCCAGTGGCACTTCGCGTGGACGCAGGACTTCGACCGACGCGTCATCGATATATGAAGGGTGACAAGCGACCTCGGCTGGTGCTGCCTCGAGGTTGCTCATCTTCTACTCTTCGGACGCGGTGCGAATCGGGTGTTCATCCGCGACCATACTCCCGGCCCGCTATCGGCCCGGGGGCTGCAGCGCCTTCATGGCGACCCGCATCACCGGCTCGGGTATCCGGTCCTTCATCGACAACGCCGCGTCGGCGGCCCGAGAGCGCAGCGGAGTGCCGCGGCCGAACATCCGGTTGAACGGTCCACCCGAAGGCTCGAGCACGACATGCAGCGGCGGCCGGTCGACCGCGGCGCCCAGCGCGTTGGCGATCACCATGCGCTGGATCTCGCTGGTGCCCTCAAAGATGGTGTACAGCTTGGCATCCCGATACCACTTCTCCACCGGGTGATCGGTGATGTATCCCCAGCCGCCCATCGTCTGAATAGCGCGCTCGGTCGCCTTGACCGCGACTTCGCTGGCCGCCATCTTCGACATCGAGCCCTCCCCACGCTCGAACGGGATGCCGTTGGCCGCCATCCACGATGCGCGCCACGTCAGCAGCCGCGCAGCATCGATCTGGGTCGCCAGTTCCGCCAGCGGGAAGGCGATGCCCTGGTTGTCGATGATCGGCCCGCCGAACGCTTCTCGCTCGGTGGCGTAGGACGTTGCGTACTCCAGTGCGGCGCGCGCGATGCCGATCGCCTGCGCGGCGACCATCGGACGAGTCTGTTCGAAGGTGCCCAGCGTCGCCGAGCCGGACCGCTTGGCGCCCGCGACCACTTCCCGGGCCTTGGCCAGCTTGTGCTCCAGCTTCTCGTCCCCGCCGAGCAGGTTGGCGCCCGGCACGCGGACACCGTTGAAGCGCAACTCCGCGGTGTGGGAAGCCCGGCAACCCAGCTTGTCGAGCTTGCGCACCAGCTCCAGACCGGGTGTTCCGCCGGGCACCACGAACAGCGCCTGCCCCCGGTGACCGAGTTCCTGATCGACAACCGCATTGACGACGTGCACGTTGGCGATGCCGCCGTTGCCGATCCACATCTTGTGGCCGTCGATGATCCAGTCGTCACCGTCCCGACGCGCATGTGTGCGCAAGTTTCGGACGTCGCTGCCGCCCTCGGGTTCGGAGATGGCCAGGGCGGCCAGCTTGAGGTCACCCGGGGTTCCGAAGCACTCCGGAGCCCACTGCAGCATCTGTTCCGGCGATGCGGCCTGACCGATCGCCGACAACGCCAGGGCCGGCATGACGATCGCCAAACCGATTCCGGCACAACCCCAGAACAGCTCCTCCATGAACATGGGCAGCGAAATGCCGGTCGGGTCGCCGATCAAGTCGCGGTAGAACAGCGGACTGTAGAAGCCGCGCTGCGCGGCCTCCTCCAGTACCGGCCAGGGGAACTCCTGGCGCTGGTCGTAGTCGAGGGCAACCGGCCGGATCACTTCTTCGGCGAACTCATGTGTGCGCCGGGCCAAGTCGTGTTGTGCTGCCGTGGGTGTCAGATCGAACGTCATGGATATGCGCCCTTTGGTCGACCGGTTGCTGCGCCCTCGTCTACCCCATCGACTCTCGCAGCAAACTGCGCGAGCGCCCCACCGGCCCTAGGCCGCCGTGCGTGGACCGGTGTGTGCGGTCGGCAAGTGCAGGACCACCGCGGTGACGGGGACGATGTCATGTTCGCGCCGCTCCAGCAGCGCCGCATTTTCGGGCAGCTGCCGGGCGTTGATCTCGCCGGCGGCGATGCGCCGCAGCACCTCGTGCGCGCGGGCGAGCTGCTCGCGCTTTCGGTATTGGCCGCCGGGCAGCTTCACACCAGCCCAAACCCCGTACTCCTCGCGGTGCTTGATGGCGCGTTGTGCGCACAGCCGCTGCTGTGCCAATGGGCAGCGGCGTAGGCACTGAATCCGGGCCTCGGTGGCCGACCGTTCGTAGGCACGGGCCTTGGCCGCACCGTCGCCGTCGTCATCGTCGGGGTAGCCGAACCACAGTTCCGGGTTGGTTGCACACGGGTTTGCCATGTCGCGGCCTCCTTATCGGCTGGGAAACGTAGGCAGAATCGTATACATCGATACGACGCGATCGCAAGAGAATTGCTACAAGAACGTATATCCGACAAGTCGTCGGCCCCGCTGTGTACTATCCGCGTATGGCCGGAGGCTGCGGTGAGCCGTGAGTCGGCCGGCGCGGCGATCCGCGCGTTGCGGGAGTCGCGGGATTGGTCGCTAGCCGATCTGTCGGCCGCCACCGGCGTCAGCATCATGGGCCTGAGCTTCCTGGAACGCGGCACCCGCAAACCGCACAAAAGCACAGTTCAAAAGGTTGAGAACGGACTAGGGCTGCCGCCCGGCACCTATTCACGGCTGCTGGTCGCCGCCGATCCGGACGCGGAACTAGCCCGCCTGATCACCGCCCAACCACCGGAGCCCGCTGCGGTCAGGCGGACCGGAGCAGTCGTCGTCGACCGTCACAGCGACACCGACGTCCTTGAAGGCTATGCCGAAGCACAGCTCGATGCGCTCCGTTCGGTCATCGAAAGACTGCCCGCGACGACATCAAACGAATATGAGACGTATATTCTGTCTGTGATCGCGCAGTGCGTGAAGGCGGAGATGCTGGCCGCCAGCTCCTGGCGAGTGGCGGTCAACGCCGGCACTGACTCGACCGATCGGTTGATGCAGCATTTGGAGGCGCTGGAAGCGACGCGCGGCGCCTTGCTGGAGCGGATGCCGGCCAGCCTGAGCGCTCGGTTCGACCGCGCCTGCGCACACTCGCCGTTGCCCGAAGCGGTCATCGCCGCGCTTGTCGGTGTTGGTGGCGACGAATTGTGGGACATCCGAAATCGTGGTGCCATTCCTCCCAATGCGCTGCCGCGGATCCGCGCCTTCACCGAAGCAATGGAGGCGGCGGAGACGGGCATCGACACCCGAGCAACAGACGGTGAGGGGAGCGATGAGTCCAGAAGTTGAGTTGTTGAGCCGCGCCCATGAGATGTTCGCCGGCGCGGGACGCCCGCCCGTCGTCGACGGGGACAACGAACGCTTCCGTCAGTCTCCCCATACTGCGTCCAATCTTGTTGTTGCCCAGGGCAGTTACCACCAGGCCGCGCAGCGCAGCCACGCGGCCCTGTTGTCGGCCGCGCGAACCGACGCCGCTGCCAGCGCCATCCTCAGCGCGGCGCACCACGACCACGAGACAGCCCGCGACCGGACCGGGCGCGTCGTCCAAGAGGCCCGCGCCGACGCGAGCCTTACTCCCACAACGCCCTTAGGTCAGCGGGAAGCAATGCGCCGACAGGCAGCGCGACTGCGCTCCCAACGCGCTCATGTCTTGTTGGCGCGCCACCGGGCGCGACGGCACCTGGCCGCCTTGCGGGCGCTGCGCTACCGCGGCACCCGGCACCATCGGCGTGCGTCGGCGTCGTCTTTGGCGGCTCTGCGACTGCCCACAGCAAACGGCCGGGCCGGGATTGCCGTGCGCGCGGCGTTGTCACGGTTGGGTCGCCCCTATGTCTGGGGCGCGACCGGACCGAACCAATTCGACTGTTCCGGCCTGGTCCAGTGGTCCTACGCGCAGGCCGGTGTCCATCTGGATCGGACGACCTATCAACAGATCAACGACGGGATTCCGGTGCCTCGCTCGCAGGTGCGGCCCGGTGATCTCGTGTTTCCACACGCTGGTCATGTGCAACTGGCCATCGGCAACAACATGGTGGTCGAAGCGCCGTATTCGGGCGCCACCGTCCGCATCAGTCCATTGGGCGGCAACGTGCAGATCCGTCGCCCACTGTAAGAAGGTTGAACTCATGTCGGACCAAGCAGGATCCTCGATAGCCGCGATTCAGGCACGGCAGGCGGCGTTGGCCAGACAACACAGCGCGGTTGCCGAGGCCGACCGGATTCTGGCCGAGGCAGTCGAGAGCGCGCACGCCGCAATGCGGGACAGTGTCCGTCGGCTCGATGCGATCGCCGCGGAGATCGACCGCGCAGTGCCACAGCAGGAAACGTTCGCTGTCGATACGCCGGTTGGAGCGCGCGAGTTCCAGAGGTTCTTGGTCGCCAAACAGCGGGAGATCGCAGCCATCGTGGCCAACGCCCGCGAGCTGGACCGCGCGAAAGCGGCAGTCCTGCACGGTATCCGGGACCAGTACGCTCTGATTGCGGGCTAGCCCTCAGCTGTCGACAAGCGTGTCCAAGGTGAATTGTCGCTCGTAGCGGGCTTGGGTACTGTCCCGCGGCATGGAGGGTTCCCGGCCAGATGTCGACGTATAGCGACTTGGTCGACACGCTCGGGGTGATACGGGAACGCACCGGTGACCCGAACGCGTGGCAGGTGGGGCTGACACCCACTGAGGTCGCCGCCGTCCTGTCACCGGCAACCGGCCCAGCACCGCTGGCAGCGATCCTGGGCAAGATCCGCCAACGCTACGCGAACATACTCGACCGCAGCCCTGTCCCGGCCCCACCGGCGGGCCCCGCACAAGGCGATGCGGCCGAGGCTATCGCTGCCGCCGAAGCCGCTCTGGCACACCAGAATTCGGTGACTTCACAGCTCGACCTGCAAGTCGTCTCGGCGATTCTCAACGCCCATCTCAACACCGTCGACGGTGCCGAAGCGTTGAACCGATTGCAGCGCGACGTGGAGGCCGCGGTACGCACCAGATCGGACCTGGACACACCCGCCGGCGCACGCGACTTCCAGCGGTTCCTGATCGGCAAGCTCAGGGATATTCGCGGAGTCGTCGCCAATGCCAGCCTCGACGACACGTCGAAGTCGGCTCTGATGGCTGCCTGGACATCGCTGTACAACGCGTCGAAAGATGACGGTCCCAGCGAACGCCGGCCAGCCGCTACCCCGGCCGCAACCCAGCCCGCCCGCGCCGTCAGGACACAACCGGCCACGGCGCCGGACGCCGGATCCGACCCCTTACTGGATTCTCTGCTGCTAGATGAGCCTGGGCTGCTGGACGAGCCGAGTTCGCTGAGCGCCAACCCAACACCGCTCGGCGCCGGCGTGCCGGCAACCGCACCGACGCCGGCCATGCCCATGCCCGGGTTTGGTGGCGCGACTTTGCCGGCCGGCGGAAGCCTGCCCAGCTGGGGCGGGCCCGGTGAGTTGCCGCTGGCAAACCTGACCGGCGGCCGATCGCATCGCGAGCCTGAAGACTTCGAGGACGACCTCCTCGACGACGAGCCGGACGCGCGCGATCGGAAGTCAACCGAAGAAGGCGACGAAGAAAACACCGACGACGCCGAGGAGAAGGATCCACCGGCCCAACCGCAATCCTTACCGGCCGGCCCGACCACCGTGACCCTGCCCAACGGCGAAACCGTCACCGCCGCAAGCCCGCAACTCGCCGCGGCGATCAAGGCGGCGGCCGGTGGAACGCCCATCGCCGAGGCATTTCAACAACAGGGCATCACCATACCGCCGCCGGGCACGGCCGTCCCCAAACCCTTGGACGCTACGCAGCTGGTCCCCGGCGACATCGGCATGTTCACCGACCGTCACGCTCTTGCCCTCGGCCGCAGCAGAGCCCTCCTCGATGGGCAGATTCAGCAGATCTCCACTGTCAGTGGACCAAGCTTTCTAGGGTGGGAGCATCCACCCACACCGACGACCGCCACGGCGCCGGCCGGACCGGATGCGCCGACACCGACCAAGCCGTCGGCGCGGTCGACGGCGACCTGAGGACGCACCGATCAGTTCGCCGGCCGCGGCCGCCGGCGCAGAACAGAGGAGACAGCGGATGGCAGATCGAATCCGGGTGGTGCCGGCGCATCTACGCGAAGCCGCCGCTCATCATGAGCAGACCTCCGAGCACTTGCGGACCATCCCGGCCTCGCACCCCGCGATCCAGGAGAGTCTGGACTCACTGGGCCCCATCTTCAGCGAGTTGCGGGAGGCCGGGCGGGAACTGCTCGAACTCCGGCGGCAATGCTATGAACAGCAAGCCGACAACCACGCCGATATCGCGCAGAATCTTCAGGCTTCGGCCACCATGTGGGAGCAGCACGAGGAAACGGCCGCGCGCGACCTGGGCAGCATCATCGACCAGGACCGATGACTGAGGCCAATCCCGCATTCGACACCGTCCACCCCAGCGGACACATCCTGGTCCGATCGTGTCGCGGCGGATACCTGCATAGTGTCGCGCTGAGCGACGCGGCCATGGATACCGACGCCGCAACGCTCGCCGAGGGCATCCTGCTCACCGCCGACGTGTCGTGCCTGAAAGCGTTGCTCGAGGTGCGCGACGAGATTGTCGCCGCCGGCCACACGCCGTCCGCGGAGGTGCCGACCGCCGACGATCTGCATGCGGCCATCGAGAAGCTATTGGCCCATGAACTGCGCCGACGGGACCGCTGACGGCTAGAGCAGCCAGGTCTTGCCGCTGTCGGGATCAGGCGCGATGTCGGCGGGCGGCTCGATAGGGTTGTGGCCGAACAACTCTCGCGCGCGGCCGAGCAAGGCACGCACCTCGTCGAGTTGCTGCTGCAGCGCAGAATCGGCCATGGCTCCACGCTAGCGAGGCGGCGTCGCCCACACAATTCACCGCCGAAGCGGCCCACGGGCTGCCGGTACGCTTAGCCGGTGGCGATTTTCGGGCGGCGGGCGGCGCGGCAGCGCCTGCGCAAGGCGACCCAAGAATCCCTCGCCATTCCCACGTTCAGCGCCCCGCCCGATTGCACCCCGTGGGTGATTGGTGGCCTATGGCCGCCGGAGCTCTCCGCAGAGGACCGCGAAATGGCTTCGCACGCAGAGCTTCTCAGAAATGACTTGCACCGGATCGCGAGCAACGCCAACGAGGAGCTGAAATC from Mycobacterium kubicae includes these protein-coding regions:
- a CDS encoding DUF2694 family protein, coding for MTEANPAFDTVHPSGHILVRSCRGGYLHSVALSDAAMDTDAATLAEGILLTADVSCLKALLEVRDEIVAAGHTPSAEVPTADDLHAAIEKLLAHELRRRDR
- a CDS encoding ESX-1 secretion-associated protein, encoding MADRIRVVPAHLREAAAHHEQTSEHLRTIPASHPAIQESLDSLGPIFSELREAGRELLELRRQCYEQQADNHADIAQNLQASATMWEQHEETAARDLGSIIDQDR